A DNA window from Bubalus bubalis isolate 160015118507 breed Murrah chromosome 22, NDDB_SH_1, whole genome shotgun sequence contains the following coding sequences:
- the ZNF24 gene encoding zinc finger protein 24, with the protein MSAQSVEEDSILIIPTPDEEEKILRVKLEEDPDGEEGSSIPWNHLPDPEVFRQRFRQFGYQDSPGPREAVSQLRELCRLWLRPETHTKEQILELVVLEQFVAILPKELQTWVREHHPENGEEAVTVLEDLESELDDPGQPVSLRRRKREVLVEEVVSQEEAQGLPSSELDAVENQLKWASWELHSLRHCDDDARTENGALAPKQEIPSAGESHEVPGTLNIGVPQIFKYGETCFPKGRFERKRNPSRKKQHICDECGKHFSQGSALILHQRIHSGEKPYGCVECGKAFSRSSILVQHQRVHTGEKPYKCLECGKAFSQNSGLINHQRIHTGEKPYECVQCGKSYSQSSNLFRHQRRHNAEKLLNVVKV; encoded by the exons ATGTCTGCACAGTCAGTGGAAGAGGATTCAATACTTATCATCCCAACTCcagatgaagaggaaaaaattctAAGAGTGAAGTTGGAGGAGGATCCTGATGGTGAAGAGGGGTCGAGTATCCCCTGGAaccatcttcctgacccggagGTTTTTCGCCAGAGATTCAGGCAGTTTGGATACCAGGATTCACCTGGGCCCCGGGAAGCTGTGAGCCAGCTTCGAGAACTTTGCCGTCTGTGGCTCAGGccagagacacacacaaaagaacaaatcTTGGAGCTGGTTGTACTAGAGCAGTTTGTTGCCATCCTTCCCAAGGAGCTACAGACTTGGGTTCGAGAGCATCATCCAGAGAATGGAGAGGAGGCGGTGACGGTCCTGGAGGATTTAGAGAGTGAACTAGATGACCCTGGACAGCCA GTTTCTCTTCGGCGACGAAAACGGGAAGTGTTAGTGGAGGAGGTAGTATCTCAAGAAGAAGCTCAGGGATTACCGAGTTCTGAGCTTGATGCTGTGGAAAACCAGCTCAAGTGGGCATCCTGGGAGCTCCATTCCCTAAGGCACTGTG atGATGATGCTAGGACTGAaaatggagctctagctccaaaGCAGGAGATTCCTTCAGCAGGAGAATCTCATGAAGTTCCCGGCACTCTCAATATAGGTGTTCCTCAAATCTTTAAATATGGAGAAACCTGTTTCCCTAAGGGCAgatttgaaagaaagagaaatcccTCCCGAAAGAAACAGCATATATGTGACGAATGTGGGAAACACTTCAGTCAGGGCTCAGCCCTTATTCTTCATCAGAGAATCCACAGTGGGGAGAAACCCTATGGATGTGTTGAGTGTGGGAAAGCATTCAGCAGAAGTTCCATCCTCGTGCAGCACCAGAGAGTCCACACTGGAGAAAAACCTTACAAATGTCTCgaatgtggaaaagcctttagCCAGAATTCTGGGCTTATCAATCACCAGAGAATCCATACTGGGGAAAAACCTTATGAATGCGTTCAGTGTGGGAAATCCTATAGTCAAAGCTCAAATCTTTTTAGACATCAGCGAAGACACAATGCAGAAAAACTTCTCAATGTTGTgaaagtttaa